The Desulfovibrio subterraneus genome has a segment encoding these proteins:
- the rnk gene encoding nucleoside diphosphate kinase regulator: MQAFPDIIITSQDASRLETLLEALPSDVFPGRDALEGELFRASVVAPEEVPPSVVTMNSTVRFALLPSGIERRLKLVYPGNSDSGEETVSILAPVGSALLGLAEGDEIHWPNPNGGTLRLVVYEVEDQPERTGRYHL, from the coding sequence ATGCAAGCATTTCCCGACATTATCATTACAAGCCAGGATGCTTCCAGACTGGAAACCCTGCTGGAGGCTCTGCCCTCTGACGTTTTTCCCGGACGCGATGCTCTGGAAGGCGAACTGTTCCGTGCAAGCGTTGTGGCACCTGAAGAAGTGCCGCCTTCGGTGGTGACCATGAACTCGACCGTGCGTTTTGCACTGCTGCCTTCCGGCATAGAGCGTCGTCTGAAGCTGGTGTACCCCGGCAATTCGGATTCCGGCGAAGAGACCGTTTCCATTCTTGCCCCTGTGGGCAGCGCCCTGCTGGGGCTTGCCGAAGGTGACGAGATTCACTGGCCCAACCCCAATGGCGGCACGCTGCGCCTTGTGGTGTACGAAGTGGAAGACCAGCCGGAACGTACCGGACGCTATCATCTGTAG
- a CDS encoding HlyD family efflux transporter periplasmic adaptor subunit has product MYKISSIRDLHISWKDHDEIPFPAQTGAPAVWPAAGRAEGPFSGVIARRNVELYQEVKAGEALFTLMGDSGLKVIIQVPAPLIGSVKQGEETVVSFPALKGEAITGRIMANLEYTNTDFIKLSLKPTNEIVSLTSGAGLQSLAESCEAYE; this is encoded by the coding sequence GTGTATAAAATCAGCTCAATACGGGATTTACACATTTCATGGAAGGACCATGATGAAATTCCTTTTCCGGCGCAGACCGGTGCGCCTGCAGTATGGCCGGCAGCGGGCCGAGCTGAAGGCCCCTTCTCCGGCGTTATCGCCAGACGGAACGTGGAACTGTATCAGGAGGTCAAGGCGGGCGAAGCCCTGTTCACCCTCATGGGCGATTCCGGCCTCAAGGTGATAATTCAAGTGCCTGCCCCCCTCATCGGCTCCGTAAAACAGGGTGAAGAAACCGTGGTTTCCTTCCCTGCGCTCAAGGGTGAGGCCATAACCGGCCGCATAATGGCAAACCTTGAGTACACAAATACAGACTTCATTAAGCTGAGTCTGAAGCCAACTAACGAAATTGTATCGCTTACATCGGGTGCAGGCCTTCAGTCGTTAGCCGAGTCTTGCGAGGCTTACGAATGA